A portion of the Ptiloglossa arizonensis isolate GNS036 chromosome 11, iyPtiAriz1_principal, whole genome shotgun sequence genome contains these proteins:
- the Kr gene encoding krueppel isoform X1, protein MALSYLQEAQITAGLLTSQHLDMKQESEKQPLSPPLNNNASPVMFPGMGNAAAGLSMLTPQQLLAASRTAALMAAGIPVSLHATLAATPSLYRHHQTLFGGWAPPAASSPPSPVHRSPGPVSPALSTKSTSRRANNANVNNNNNNNNVVSSSGDRISKKGQTTKRKTTKSKTETVQPTVEGTAPLSPPTSVSPEAGKDGRDKVFTCGVCSRSFGYKHVLQNHERTHTGEKPFECPECHKRFTRDHHLKTHMRLHTGEKPYHCSHCDRQFVQVANLRRHLRVHTGERPYACELCSAKFSDSNQLKAHLLIHKGEKPFECEHCQMRFRRRHHLMHHKCGTGVGNTAGQLPRSQVASPSLASDDLDEDIDIDIDVEMEEPEGTPLATRKTITPVRPAHRQLPSPVVGTSMPIPLNLSGIPVDLPEQTEPEDLSMSTGMHRPHSHSHSSGDSPMSRSPSSDTIHEEDDEELLDVSEASPSTLFLQNHRNQYVHHLASLGNPTAANVGHAS, encoded by the exons ATGGCACTATCTTATCTACAAGAGGCGCAAATTACCGCAG GACTCTTAACCAGCCAGCATCTCGACATGAAGCAAGAATCCGAAAAGCAACCGCTCTCCCCGCCGTTGAACAACAACGCGTCACCGGTGATGTTCCCCGGAATGGGTAACGCGGCCGCGGGCCTGTCGATGCTCACCCCTCAGCAGTTACTCGCCGCCAGTCGAACGGCGGCTCTGATGGCCGCTGGAATACCCGTTTCGTTGCACGCCACCCTCGCGGCCACACCGTCCCTCTACAGACACCACCAAACGCTTTTCGGGGGTTGGGCGCCGCCAGCCGCCTCTTCGCCACCGTCGCCGGTTCATCGTTCACCGGGGCCCGTGTCGCCCGCGTTGAGCACCAAGTCCACCTCGCGGCGGGCCAACAACGCCAACgtgaacaacaacaacaacaataacaacgtGGTCAGTAGCAGCGGAGATCGAATCTCGAAGAAGGGACAAACGACCAAGAGGAAAACGACCAAGTCGAAGACGGAGACCGTCCAGCCCACGGTGGAGGGCACCGCTCCGCTCAGTCCACCCACCTCGGTCAGCCCCGAGGCGGGCAAGGACGGAAGGGACAAGGTGTTCACCTGCGGAGTCTGCTCGAGATCGTTCGGTTACAAGCACGTATTGCAGAATCACGAACGCACTCACACCGGGGAGAAACCGTTCGAGTGCCCGGAATGTCACAAAAG ATTCACGCGGGACCACCATCTAAAGACTCACATGCGGTTGCACACGGGCGAGAAACCGTACCACTGCAGCCACTGCGACCGACAGTTCGTCCAAGTGGCGAACCTTCGTCGTCACTTGCGCGTGCACACCGGCGAACGTCCGTACGCCTGCGAGCTGTGCTCGGCGAAGTTCAGCGATTCGAATCAGCTGAAGGCTCATCTGTTGATACACAAGGGCGAGAAACCGTTCGAATGCGAGCACTGTCAGATGCGGTTCAGACGGAGGCACCACCTGATGCATCACAAGTGCGGCACCGGTGTTGGGAACACCGCGGGTCAGTTGCCCAGGTCGCAAGTCGCCTCGCCGTCGTTGGCCAGCGACGATCTGGACGAGGACATCGACATAGACATCGACGTGGAGATGGAGGAACCCGAGGGTACACCTCTAGCGACCAGGAAAACGATCACCCCGGTCAGACCGGCGCATCGTCAACTACCCAGTCCAGTGGTGGGCACCTCGATGCCGATACCGTTGAATCTGTCCGGTATTCCCGTGGATCTGCCCGAGCAAACCGAGCCCGAGGACCTGTCGATGTCCACCGGTATGCACAGGCCGCATTCCCACTCGCACAGCAGCGGCGATTCGCCGATGAGTCGCAGCCCGAGCAGCGACACCATccacgaggaggacgacgaggagcTTCTCGATGTCTCGGAGGCCAGCCCGAGCACTCTGTTCCTTCAGAACCACCGCAACCAATACGTTCATCACCTCGCGTCCCTCGGGAACCCGACCGCGGCCAATGTCGGACACGCGTCCTAG
- the Kr gene encoding krueppel isoform X2, producing MKQESEKQPLSPPLNNNASPVMFPGMGNAAAGLSMLTPQQLLAASRTAALMAAGIPVSLHATLAATPSLYRHHQTLFGGWAPPAASSPPSPVHRSPGPVSPALSTKSTSRRANNANVNNNNNNNNVVSSSGDRISKKGQTTKRKTTKSKTETVQPTVEGTAPLSPPTSVSPEAGKDGRDKVFTCGVCSRSFGYKHVLQNHERTHTGEKPFECPECHKRFTRDHHLKTHMRLHTGEKPYHCSHCDRQFVQVANLRRHLRVHTGERPYACELCSAKFSDSNQLKAHLLIHKGEKPFECEHCQMRFRRRHHLMHHKCGTGVGNTAGQLPRSQVASPSLASDDLDEDIDIDIDVEMEEPEGTPLATRKTITPVRPAHRQLPSPVVGTSMPIPLNLSGIPVDLPEQTEPEDLSMSTGMHRPHSHSHSSGDSPMSRSPSSDTIHEEDDEELLDVSEASPSTLFLQNHRNQYVHHLASLGNPTAANVGHAS from the exons ATGAAGCAAGAATCCGAAAAGCAACCGCTCTCCCCGCCGTTGAACAACAACGCGTCACCGGTGATGTTCCCCGGAATGGGTAACGCGGCCGCGGGCCTGTCGATGCTCACCCCTCAGCAGTTACTCGCCGCCAGTCGAACGGCGGCTCTGATGGCCGCTGGAATACCCGTTTCGTTGCACGCCACCCTCGCGGCCACACCGTCCCTCTACAGACACCACCAAACGCTTTTCGGGGGTTGGGCGCCGCCAGCCGCCTCTTCGCCACCGTCGCCGGTTCATCGTTCACCGGGGCCCGTGTCGCCCGCGTTGAGCACCAAGTCCACCTCGCGGCGGGCCAACAACGCCAACgtgaacaacaacaacaacaataacaacgtGGTCAGTAGCAGCGGAGATCGAATCTCGAAGAAGGGACAAACGACCAAGAGGAAAACGACCAAGTCGAAGACGGAGACCGTCCAGCCCACGGTGGAGGGCACCGCTCCGCTCAGTCCACCCACCTCGGTCAGCCCCGAGGCGGGCAAGGACGGAAGGGACAAGGTGTTCACCTGCGGAGTCTGCTCGAGATCGTTCGGTTACAAGCACGTATTGCAGAATCACGAACGCACTCACACCGGGGAGAAACCGTTCGAGTGCCCGGAATGTCACAAAAG ATTCACGCGGGACCACCATCTAAAGACTCACATGCGGTTGCACACGGGCGAGAAACCGTACCACTGCAGCCACTGCGACCGACAGTTCGTCCAAGTGGCGAACCTTCGTCGTCACTTGCGCGTGCACACCGGCGAACGTCCGTACGCCTGCGAGCTGTGCTCGGCGAAGTTCAGCGATTCGAATCAGCTGAAGGCTCATCTGTTGATACACAAGGGCGAGAAACCGTTCGAATGCGAGCACTGTCAGATGCGGTTCAGACGGAGGCACCACCTGATGCATCACAAGTGCGGCACCGGTGTTGGGAACACCGCGGGTCAGTTGCCCAGGTCGCAAGTCGCCTCGCCGTCGTTGGCCAGCGACGATCTGGACGAGGACATCGACATAGACATCGACGTGGAGATGGAGGAACCCGAGGGTACACCTCTAGCGACCAGGAAAACGATCACCCCGGTCAGACCGGCGCATCGTCAACTACCCAGTCCAGTGGTGGGCACCTCGATGCCGATACCGTTGAATCTGTCCGGTATTCCCGTGGATCTGCCCGAGCAAACCGAGCCCGAGGACCTGTCGATGTCCACCGGTATGCACAGGCCGCATTCCCACTCGCACAGCAGCGGCGATTCGCCGATGAGTCGCAGCCCGAGCAGCGACACCATccacgaggaggacgacgaggagcTTCTCGATGTCTCGGAGGCCAGCCCGAGCACTCTGTTCCTTCAGAACCACCGCAACCAATACGTTCATCACCTCGCGTCCCTCGGGAACCCGACCGCGGCCAATGTCGGACACGCGTCCTAG